Proteins co-encoded in one Capsicum annuum cultivar UCD-10X-F1 chromosome 9, UCD10Xv1.1, whole genome shotgun sequence genomic window:
- the LOC107841324 gene encoding uncharacterized protein LOC107841324, which translates to MSSFNPLTSILNQNKLEGHNYVDWKRNLAIVLTAEGFKFVLVEEFPIKSVEPTDDETKAYNKCVKADKIVRCYILASMTNVLQHQYQFMTTAYDMLKSLKNMFGEKNRAAKQMTIKFLLTMKMIEGTSMREHVLKMKSLLYELKILGVVINKES; encoded by the coding sequence atGTCTTCATTCAATCCCCTAACTTCTATCCTGAATCAAAATAAACTAGAAGGTCATAACTATGTGGACTGGAAACGTAATTTGGCTATTGTTCTTACTGCTGAGGGTTTCAAATTTGTGCTGGTTGAGGAATTTCCTATTAAGTCGGTCGAACCCACTGATGATGAGACTAAAGCCTACAATAAGTGTGTTAAGGCTGACAAGATAGTGAGATGCTACATTCTTGCCTCAATGACAAATGTATTGCAGCATCAGTATCAGTTCATGACTACTGCTTATGATATGCTCAAATCTCTCAAAAACATGTTTGGTGAGAAAAATCGTGCTGCAAAGCAAATGACCATAAAATTCCTCTTGACTATGAAAATGATTGAAGGAACTTCAATGAGGGAGCATGTTCTTAAAATGAAAAGTCTGTTGTATGAGCTGAAAATTCTTGGTGTGGTTATTAATAAGGAATCTTAG